Proteins from a single region of Geothrix sp. PMB-07:
- a CDS encoding chemotaxis response regulator protein-glutamate methylesterase codes for MTPTIRILVVDDSPFMRKSLQKMLEEAPDLRVIATARDGIDALEKIAEHKPDIVTLDIEMPRMDGLTCLKKIMADHPMPVLMVSSLTQEGAQATLDALSLGALDFIPKESGFASLSILQIQHDLQEKVRRLATSPRFHRPASAQPSAPAPAAAPAARPATPKAAAPTGAGVASSPQAELLIIGSSTGGPKALQDILPTLPASLPVPCLIVQHMPSTFTKPFADRLDGLCQVHVKEAEQGEPLKAGTVYIAPGGIHMTYSARGPKGCLELSPEPVSSLHRPSVDVLFLSVAELYRGQVLAGILTGMGADGAKGMEQLKRKGAHTLAESEESCVVYGMPRAAVERGCVDAVAPLSEIPGILRRHFKI; via the coding sequence ATGACTCCGACGATCCGAATCCTGGTGGTGGATGACAGCCCCTTCATGCGGAAGTCTCTCCAGAAAATGCTGGAGGAGGCACCCGACCTGCGGGTGATCGCCACGGCGCGGGACGGCATTGACGCCCTGGAGAAGATCGCCGAGCACAAGCCCGACATCGTCACCCTCGACATCGAAATGCCGCGCATGGACGGTCTCACCTGCCTGAAGAAGATCATGGCGGACCATCCCATGCCGGTCCTGATGGTCTCGAGCCTCACCCAGGAAGGCGCCCAGGCCACCCTGGACGCGCTGTCGCTGGGCGCCCTGGATTTCATTCCCAAGGAAAGCGGCTTCGCCAGCCTGAGCATCCTCCAGATCCAGCATGACCTGCAGGAGAAGGTGCGCCGCCTGGCCACCAGCCCCCGCTTCCATCGGCCTGCGTCGGCCCAGCCTTCTGCCCCGGCCCCGGCCGCAGCTCCAGCCGCGCGGCCCGCCACCCCCAAGGCTGCAGCTCCCACGGGTGCAGGGGTGGCCTCATCGCCCCAGGCCGAGTTGCTCATCATCGGCAGCTCCACCGGGGGGCCCAAGGCCCTGCAGGACATCCTGCCCACCCTGCCCGCCAGCCTTCCAGTGCCCTGCCTCATCGTCCAGCACATGCCCAGCACCTTCACCAAGCCCTTCGCGGACCGCCTGGACGGCCTCTGCCAAGTGCATGTGAAAGAGGCCGAACAGGGTGAGCCCCTGAAGGCAGGCACCGTCTACATCGCTCCGGGCGGCATCCACATGACCTACAGCGCCCGGGGCCCCAAGGGCTGCCTGGAACTGAGCCCCGAGCCCGTGTCCTCCCTGCACCGCCCCAGCGTGGATGTGCTCTTCCTCAGCGTGGCGGAGCTCTACCGGGGCCAGGTGCTGGCGGGCATCCTCACGGGCATGGGCGCCGATGGTGCCAAGGGCATGGAGCAATTGAAGCGCAAGGGGGCCCATACCCTGGCCGAATCCGAAGAATCCTGCGTGGTCTACGGCATGCCCAGGGCTGCGGTGGAGCGCGGTTGCGTGGATGCCGTTGCCCCCCTTTCTGAGATCCCAGGCATCCTGCGCCGCCATTTCAAAATCTGA
- a CDS encoding HDOD domain-containing protein, with product MITREQFTSRLKAKTLPSLPLTVVALGEAVQDERCTVDRVLGILSKDPSLSATLLRLANSALYATEGAAMDLRTAVLRLGFDAVANLGTGAAVIRTLKGGTHLDAVKLWQHSVAVGLTAKGVCVLARRHGQAETAFLTGLLHDIGKIALDTCFPEAYSEVLQAVADGTYFVDAERALLGMDHAEAGALLAAEWSFPQVIVDVIRDHHDPRPDDFLSNLTHLSDLLVRTRIPMGPADERLLISLDDLPAFKAVMAGALQKDLDVERLTFSIDDEVDHALAFVEVAFQA from the coding sequence ATGATCACCCGGGAGCAGTTCACCTCGCGCCTGAAAGCCAAGACCCTTCCGAGCCTGCCCTTGACCGTGGTGGCTCTGGGCGAGGCTGTGCAGGACGAGCGCTGCACCGTGGACCGTGTTCTGGGCATCCTGTCGAAGGATCCCTCCCTCTCCGCCACCCTGCTCCGCCTGGCTAACTCGGCCCTGTATGCCACCGAAGGCGCCGCCATGGACCTCCGCACGGCCGTGCTGCGCCTGGGCTTCGATGCGGTGGCCAACCTCGGCACCGGCGCCGCGGTCATCCGCACCCTCAAGGGCGGCACCCACCTCGATGCCGTAAAACTCTGGCAGCACAGCGTCGCCGTGGGCCTAACCGCCAAGGGAGTCTGCGTGCTGGCCCGCCGCCACGGCCAAGCCGAAACGGCCTTCCTTACGGGCCTCCTGCATGACATCGGCAAGATCGCCCTCGACACCTGCTTTCCCGAAGCCTATTCGGAGGTGCTCCAGGCCGTGGCCGATGGCACCTACTTCGTCGATGCCGAGCGCGCCCTGCTCGGCATGGATCACGCCGAGGCCGGCGCCTTGCTGGCTGCGGAGTGGTCTTTCCCCCAAGTCATTGTGGACGTGATCCGCGACCACCACGATCCCAGGCCTGATGATTTCCTGTCCAACCTCACCCACTTGTCCGACCTGCTCGTGCGCACCCGCATCCCCATGGGTCCCGCCGATGAGCGGCTGCTCATCTCCCTCGACGACTTGCCGGCCTTCAAAGCCGTCATGGCCGGAGCGCTCCAAAAAGATCTGGACGTGGAACGACTCACCTTCTCCATCGACGATGAAGTGGACCATGCCCTGGCCTTCGTCGAAGTGGCGTTCCAGGCCTGA
- a CDS encoding HDOD domain-containing protein, protein MPITPQELIANLGDLPPLPQVASQVLRVSADPDANAEDLRKVISMDQALTSQILKISNSAMFGMVREVTTLTQAIMTLGFSTIKSVVIASSAKNLYHRGTVGLQERLIWEHALVSAIASRAFAKRLRFARIEEAFIGGLLHDIGKSVMGVKFPERYGALLRSVYNENSICLDLELDTFGFDHAMVGEALVSQWNLAPSLQAAVRFHHDPIHAPEVHRELAAIVALANHLALEEKVGIGDPHHLEGATMQAMEILQLGPEALAGIKEGVRAAIEQDKTMIAEF, encoded by the coding sequence ATGCCGATCACCCCCCAAGAGCTCATCGCCAATCTCGGAGACCTGCCGCCCCTGCCGCAGGTGGCCTCCCAGGTGCTGAGGGTTTCTGCCGATCCTGATGCCAACGCCGAGGATCTCCGCAAAGTCATCTCCATGGATCAGGCCCTCACGAGCCAGATCCTGAAAATTTCGAACTCCGCCATGTTCGGCATGGTGCGCGAAGTGACCACCCTTACCCAGGCGATCATGACCCTCGGGTTTTCCACCATCAAGAGCGTGGTCATTGCCAGCTCCGCCAAGAACCTCTACCACCGGGGCACCGTGGGCCTGCAGGAGCGGCTCATCTGGGAACACGCCCTGGTGTCGGCCATCGCCAGCCGCGCCTTCGCCAAGCGCCTGCGCTTCGCCCGCATCGAAGAGGCCTTCATTGGCGGCCTGTTGCATGACATCGGAAAATCCGTCATGGGCGTGAAGTTCCCGGAACGCTATGGCGCCCTGCTGCGCTCGGTCTACAACGAGAACAGCATCTGCCTCGATCTGGAGCTCGACACCTTCGGCTTCGACCACGCCATGGTGGGCGAGGCCCTGGTCAGCCAGTGGAACCTGGCGCCCAGCCTCCAGGCCGCCGTGCGCTTCCACCACGATCCCATCCACGCCCCCGAAGTCCACCGGGAGCTGGCGGCCATCGTGGCCCTGGCCAACCACCTGGCCCTGGAGGAGAAGGTGGGCATTGGCGATCCGCACCACCTCGAAGGCGCCACCATGCAAGCCATGGAAATCCTCCAGCTGGGCCCCGAAGCCTTGGCTGGTATCAAGGAGGGTGTCCGGGCCGCCATCGAGCAGGACAAGACCATGATTGCGGAGTTCTAG
- a CDS encoding protein-glutamate O-methyltransferase CheR, whose protein sequence is MTIAEFRSLRDFIYAKSGIFFSESKQYFLENRLSKRIAELKLRSYADYLSLLQGSQGPVELKRLFVEITTNETSFWRNPPQIEAFQNIVLPDAAKQARERGQTRLRIWSAACSSGEEPYTLAMICQDLKDTVLRGFTVEILGTDISEKVLAQAQDGVYNSYTLRNLTPEQLQRHFIPLGKDLFQVKPEVQRLTSLKHFNLVDYPSYRQLGTFDVIFCRNVLIYFDENVKSQVLKGFHGQLHPKAYLLVGHSESIHAFNTGFELLHFSKAMGYRKRT, encoded by the coding sequence ATGACGATCGCCGAGTTCCGGAGCCTCCGGGACTTCATCTATGCCAAGTCCGGCATCTTCTTCAGCGAATCCAAGCAGTACTTCCTGGAGAACCGGCTGAGCAAGCGCATCGCGGAACTGAAGCTCCGAAGCTATGCGGACTACCTGTCCCTCCTCCAGGGCAGCCAGGGACCAGTGGAACTGAAGCGGCTCTTCGTGGAGATCACCACCAACGAAACCAGCTTCTGGCGCAACCCGCCCCAAATCGAGGCCTTCCAGAACATCGTTCTGCCCGATGCCGCCAAGCAGGCCCGGGAGCGGGGCCAGACCCGACTGCGCATCTGGTCCGCGGCCTGTTCCAGCGGCGAAGAGCCCTACACCCTGGCCATGATCTGCCAAGATCTGAAAGACACGGTTCTCCGCGGGTTCACGGTGGAAATCCTCGGGACCGACATCAGCGAGAAGGTGCTGGCCCAGGCCCAGGACGGTGTCTACAACAGCTACACCCTGCGCAACCTCACACCGGAGCAGCTGCAGCGGCACTTCATCCCCCTGGGCAAGGACCTCTTCCAGGTGAAACCCGAGGTGCAGCGGCTCACCAGCCTGAAGCACTTCAACCTGGTGGACTATCCCTCCTACCGCCAGTTGGGAACCTTTGATGTCATCTTCTGCCGGAACGTCCTGATCTACTTTGATGAAAACGTGAAGTCCCAAGTGCTCAAGGGATTCCACGGCCAGCTTCACCCCAAGGCCTACCTGCTGGTGGGACACAGCGAAAGCATTCATGCTTTCAACACCGGCTTTGAATTGCTGCACTTCAGCAAAGCCATGGGCTACAGGAAGCGGACCTAG
- a CDS encoding holo-ACP synthase produces the protein MIKGLGTDLCPPSRWRHLVERFGAEKCVGRILHPEEAAYLLGGNRERLPERLAGRWALREAFGKALGTGLDGWSWKELRYVNGRLWAVGALAELLVSRKIRFLHGSVSHDGDLALAVVVLED, from the coding sequence ATGATCAAGGGACTCGGAACGGATCTCTGCCCTCCCTCCCGCTGGCGCCACCTGGTGGAGCGCTTCGGGGCCGAGAAATGCGTGGGCCGGATCCTCCACCCCGAGGAGGCAGCCTACCTCCTGGGCGGCAATCGGGAGCGCCTGCCCGAGCGCCTGGCCGGGCGCTGGGCCCTGCGGGAGGCCTTCGGCAAGGCCCTGGGCACGGGCCTGGACGGGTGGTCCTGGAAGGAACTCCGCTACGTGAATGGCCGCCTCTGGGCGGTGGGCGCCCTGGCGGAGCTGCTGGTTTCAAGGAAGATCCGCTTCCTGCACGGCAGCGTGAGCCACGATGGGGACCTGGCCCTGGCGGTGGTGGTGCTGGAAGATTGA
- a CDS encoding GNAT family N-acetyltransferase — translation MLSFRPIRPEDDAAVAAIIRTVMPEFGADGPGFAIHDPEVDHMNAAYSVPGAAYFVVVNPEGRVLGGAGVAALEGGEPGVCELRKMYFLREARGQGLGEAMLRHCLSVAKDLGYRTCYLETLSGMDQAIRLYKKLGFKPLCAPLGRTGHGGCDHWFAQELA, via the coding sequence ATGCTCAGCTTCCGCCCCATCCGCCCCGAAGACGATGCCGCCGTGGCCGCCATCATCCGCACAGTCATGCCGGAGTTTGGCGCCGATGGCCCGGGCTTCGCCATCCATGATCCCGAGGTGGATCACATGAACGCCGCCTATTCGGTGCCCGGGGCCGCCTACTTCGTGGTGGTGAATCCAGAAGGCCGCGTGCTGGGCGGAGCGGGCGTGGCCGCCCTGGAGGGAGGCGAGCCTGGCGTGTGCGAACTGCGGAAGATGTATTTCCTCCGGGAAGCCCGGGGCCAGGGCCTGGGCGAGGCCATGCTGCGGCATTGCCTATCCGTGGCGAAGGACCTGGGCTACCGCACCTGCTATCTGGAAACCCTCTCGGGCATGGATCAGGCCATCCGCCTCTACAAAAAGCTGGGGTTCAAACCCCTTTGCGCGCCCCTGGGACGCACCGGACATGGCGGCTGCGACCACTGGTTCGCCCAGGAGCTCGCATGA
- the hrpB gene encoding ATP-dependent helicase HrpB encodes MTLALPIDPLLPQIIDSLSHHPNLVLQADPGAGKTTRVPPALLASGLLGEGECWILEPRRLAARLAATRVAEELGEALGQRAGYAVRFEQKVSKATRLRFVTEGLLLRRLHGDPQLRGITALVLDEFHERHLHTDLAITLLRRLQRQSRPDLRLLVMSATLDPGPVATYLDAPVLRSEGRVFPVETAFLARPDDRPIELQVADALERLYAEGLRGHTLVFLPGAAEIRACLKGCEAVAQRRGLSLRPLHGDLSPEAQAHALEPLATPKVILSTNVAESSVTLDGIGAVVDSGLGREAVYSPWSGLSGLKTVRISQARCTQRTGRAGRTGPGRCLRLFTEADHAARPAFDTPELQRADLAEPLLTLHGMGIGQPGNLDWFEAPPAASVASAEALLTRLDALEDGALSPIGRRMADLPLHPRLARLAVAGEDLGIPQLALRAAALLETGGLSARQGLDRNPVKTGHGADSDLLLRLDQFDEAETAGFGAGACRAAGLDVSAVQRARRASQSLARLLPSPAEPGDAETRLLKALLHAYPDRVGQLSANGTCAFAGGGGAKLDPASRVRRPGLILALEAEATKQGTGGQTLIRMASRCEADWLLDAFPERLEDVDELVFNPSAGRVERRSEIRFAGLVIDASRGPADASDPRAATLLGEALRERPLDEVPARLLARLAFLRKHRPDLGLPDDLLGPLLAGACQGRTTLREVQEVDWPAALRQAFPAETLRLLDSWAPEAIQLPKGRPTKVHYEDDPPWIASRLQDFWGLKKSPAVAGGAVPLVLHLLAPNMRAVQVTTDLAGFWQRVYQELRPALSRLYPKHHWPE; translated from the coding sequence GTGACCTTGGCCCTGCCCATCGATCCCCTGCTGCCGCAGATCATCGACAGCCTGAGCCACCATCCCAACCTTGTTCTGCAGGCGGATCCCGGCGCGGGCAAGACCACGCGCGTGCCCCCAGCGCTGCTGGCCTCGGGGCTGTTGGGAGAAGGTGAATGCTGGATCCTCGAGCCTCGCCGCCTGGCCGCCCGCTTGGCTGCCACCCGGGTGGCCGAAGAACTCGGCGAAGCCCTGGGCCAGCGGGCGGGTTACGCCGTGCGCTTCGAGCAGAAGGTCTCCAAGGCCACGCGCCTGCGCTTCGTCACCGAGGGCCTGCTGCTGCGGCGCCTCCATGGCGACCCCCAGCTGCGGGGCATCACGGCGCTGGTTCTCGATGAATTCCATGAGCGCCACCTCCACACCGACCTGGCCATCACCCTGCTGCGACGCCTGCAGCGGCAGTCCCGGCCCGACCTGCGTCTGCTGGTCATGTCCGCCACCCTGGATCCCGGCCCCGTAGCCACCTACCTGGACGCGCCCGTGCTGCGCAGCGAAGGGCGGGTCTTTCCGGTGGAAACCGCCTTTCTCGCGCGCCCCGATGACCGCCCCATTGAATTGCAGGTGGCTGACGCCCTGGAGCGGCTCTATGCCGAGGGCCTGCGCGGCCACACCCTCGTCTTCCTGCCGGGTGCCGCCGAGATTCGCGCCTGCCTGAAGGGCTGCGAGGCCGTGGCCCAGCGCCGCGGCCTGAGCCTGCGGCCCCTGCACGGGGATCTTTCGCCCGAGGCTCAGGCCCACGCCCTGGAGCCCCTCGCCACACCCAAGGTCATCCTCAGCACCAATGTGGCGGAAAGCTCCGTCACCCTCGATGGCATCGGCGCCGTGGTGGATTCGGGATTGGGCCGCGAGGCCGTCTACTCGCCCTGGTCGGGCCTCTCGGGCTTGAAGACCGTGCGCATCAGTCAGGCTCGCTGCACCCAGCGCACGGGCCGGGCGGGCCGCACGGGGCCGGGCCGCTGCCTGCGGCTGTTCACGGAAGCCGATCACGCCGCCCGGCCCGCCTTCGACACGCCGGAACTCCAGCGCGCCGACCTGGCGGAACCCCTGCTCACCCTCCACGGCATGGGCATCGGCCAGCCTGGAAACCTCGATTGGTTCGAGGCCCCACCGGCGGCTTCGGTGGCTTCGGCGGAGGCCCTCCTCACGCGCCTGGACGCCCTGGAGGACGGCGCCCTCAGCCCCATCGGCCGCCGCATGGCCGACCTGCCCCTGCACCCGCGCCTGGCGCGGCTGGCCGTGGCCGGGGAGGACCTGGGCATCCCCCAGCTGGCCCTGCGCGCCGCGGCCCTGCTGGAGACTGGCGGGCTGTCGGCCCGCCAAGGCCTGGACAGAAATCCGGTGAAGACCGGCCACGGCGCCGACTCCGACCTGCTGCTGCGCCTGGATCAGTTCGACGAGGCCGAAACGGCAGGCTTCGGGGCGGGGGCTTGCCGCGCTGCGGGTCTGGATGTGTCCGCCGTCCAGCGGGCCCGGCGCGCTTCCCAATCCCTTGCCCGCCTGCTGCCTTCGCCCGCCGAACCAGGTGATGCAGAAACGCGGCTGCTGAAGGCCCTGCTGCACGCCTACCCGGACCGCGTGGGCCAGCTCTCGGCCAATGGCACCTGCGCCTTCGCAGGTGGTGGCGGCGCGAAGCTCGATCCTGCCAGCCGCGTGCGGCGGCCGGGGCTGATCCTGGCCCTGGAGGCCGAAGCCACCAAGCAGGGCACAGGCGGACAGACGCTGATCCGCATGGCCTCCCGCTGTGAGGCGGACTGGCTGCTGGATGCCTTCCCGGAGCGCCTGGAGGATGTGGACGAGTTGGTGTTCAACCCCAGCGCCGGGCGGGTGGAGCGCCGCTCGGAAATCCGCTTCGCAGGGCTGGTCATTGATGCCAGCCGCGGGCCAGCGGATGCTTCCGATCCGCGGGCCGCCACCCTGCTTGGTGAAGCCCTGCGGGAGCGGCCCCTGGACGAGGTTCCAGCTCGGTTGCTGGCGCGGCTTGCGTTTCTAAGGAAACACCGACCCGACCTCGGCCTTCCTGACGATCTGCTGGGCCCCCTGCTGGCCGGAGCCTGCCAAGGCCGCACCACCCTCCGGGAGGTGCAGGAAGTGGATTGGCCCGCCGCCCTGCGCCAGGCTTTCCCTGCGGAAACACTGCGCCTGCTCGACAGCTGGGCGCCCGAGGCCATCCAGCTGCCCAAGGGGCGGCCCACCAAGGTGCATTACGAGGACGATCCGCCCTGGATCGCCTCCCGCCTGCAGGATTTCTGGGGCCTCAAGAAATCCCCGGCGGTTGCGGGCGGCGCCGTGCCCCTGGTGCTGCACCTGCTGGCCCCGAACATGCGGGCCGTCCAGGTCACCACGGATCTCGCAGGTTTCTGGCAGCGGGTCTACCAGGAGCTGCGGCCCGCCCTCTCCCGCCTCTATCCCAAGCATCATTGGCCGGAGTAG